Proteins from one Dermacentor variabilis isolate Ectoservices chromosome 1, ASM5094787v1, whole genome shotgun sequence genomic window:
- the LOC142582267 gene encoding uncharacterized protein LOC142582267, translated as MAHRVGHKRDTSKGINLLRVTQAHELLLLTHPGVPTRMGNNVARDTTPDLTFINDDNGVTWSNLDENLGGDHYILCTTVNTAKVCLPLGTARLTDWKKYRERQQTAPSTPTTAEGWSNFLRELYTATTREFQTTSDTAAIDNHLAHLWEARRSLSKRWKRQRHNRKLRRRIDQLAVEANTYAQTLNNSNWHSFCDSLRGTLSTKKTWAILRCMLDPTSTCTETSNAMRRLIGEYQGTETELLQQLKTTYTGEAQTPRTAPKEYHGEAYEDLDAPITFAEVYAAAQT; from the coding sequence atggcACACCGAGTGGGGCACAAGCGAGATACAAGCAAAGGAATCAATCTACTCCGCGTCACCCAGGCCCACGAGTTACTGCTGCTTACACACCCGGGAGTTCCTACAAGGATGGGTAACAACGTAGCTCGGGACACTACGCCCGATCTTACCTTTATCAACGATGACAACGGTGTTACCTGGAGTAACCTCGACGAAAACTTGGGCGGTGACCACTACATCCTATGCACGACGGTGAACACGGCAAAGGTCTGCCTACCCTTAGGGACAGCCAGGCTGACGGACTGGAAGAAATATCGAGAACGCCAGCAGACAGCCCCTTCGACACCCACTACAGCAGAAGGATGGAGTAACTTCCTACGGGAACTCTATACTGCCACCACTAGGGAGTTCCAAACCACATCGGACACGGCAGCTATAGATAACCacctagcccacctctgggaagctcgTAGAAGTCTTAGCAAGAGGTGGAAAAGACAGCGCCACAACCGCAAGCTAAGGCGACGAATCGACCAATTGGCGGTAGAAGCAAACACCTACGCTCAAACACTCAATAACAGCAACTGGCACAGCTTCTGTGACTCCCTCAGAGGTACACTGAGCACCAAGAAGACATGGGCCATACTGCGATGCATGCTGGATCCGACCAGTACGTGCACGGAGACGTCTAATGCCATGCGGCGACTCATCGGAGAGTACCAAGGGACGGAGACTGAGCTGTTGCAACAACTTAAGACCACTTACACCGGTGAGGCTCAAACACCTAGAACAGCACCTAAAGAATACCATGGGGAAGCCTACGAAGATCTGGACGCCCCCATCACCTTCGCGGAAGTTTACGCAGCTGCGCAGACTTGA